Proteins found in one Cardiocondyla obscurior isolate alpha-2009 linkage group LG03, Cobs3.1, whole genome shotgun sequence genomic segment:
- the LOC139113914 gene encoding uncharacterized protein → MKILAVLGALVALIAGQDTKTALFPPTFGNGSSLETENKIEPALQTDMTRAIFATLAPPQLHPQPQPQPQPPLQPQPQSQPMLPSDYFFPVPQRAFLHHRSENVPYAYEYPNVAYPVAHSVGHSIGPSSKHLVIVSFIGLLLLLAIIQNTLSAVKRKDAIMDLLSSRQKRDVYAMHDFRSVTPEEEEILNNDARVRCIQRTICLENRRLFKDLGAPGKLLATYLTRDIEKSFKLSSGWDRLVRDAGAAGIRGENCNVLYRDCEIPVTKKIHKNVPANIKAHNNFNTTR, encoded by the exons atgaaaatactCGCGGTGCTCGGTGCCCTCGTGGCTTTAATCGCCGGTCAGGATACGAAAACCGCGCTGTTCCCGCCTACTTTCGGAAATGGCTCGTCTTTGGAAACGGAGAATAAAATCGAGCCGGCGCTTCAGACAGATATGACGCGAGCGATCTTCGCGACCCTCGCACCGCCGCAGCTGCatccgcagccgcagccgcagccgcagcctcCGTTGCAGCCACAGCCGCAGTCGCAGCCGATGCTGCCCTCGGATTACTTTTTCCCCG TGCCTCAGCGAGCGTTTCTGCATCACAGAAGCGAAAACGTACCATATGCATACGAGTATCCCAACGTTGCGTACCCTGTAGCGCATTCAGTAGGGCACTCCATCGGCCCGTCATCGAAACACCTTGTAATAGTCAGTTTCATCGGTCTCTTGCTGCTTTTGGCGATAATACAGAATACGCTTAGCGCTGTTAAGCGGAAAGACGCGATAATGGATCTATTATCATCGAGGCAAAAGCGGGACGTTTATGCCATGCATGATTTTCGTTCTGTG ACTCCGGAGGAGGAGGAGATTCTTAATAACGATGCCAGAGTACGGTGCATACAGAGAACGATCTGCCTCGAAAATCGCAGGCTCTTTAAAGACTTGGGAGCACCGGGCAAGTTGCTGGCGACTTATTTAAC GAGGGATATAGAGAAGTCGTTCAAGCTGTCCTCGGGTTGGGATCGACTCGTGAGGGATGCAGGTGCAGCGGGGATTCGAGGCGAGAACTGTAATGTACTTTATAGAGATTGCGAGAttcctgtaacaaaaaaaatccataaaaACGTCCCGGCAAACATAAAAGCccacaataattttaatacaactCGTTAA
- the LOC139113791 gene encoding sporozoite surface protein 2, with product MTEKRKVDQCPTSREEVQVSFKSKGEISRLGGRLSEVVGPVVEEAIEPGDATPLTGPSRETSVPRAPPPQRVNTPSPPRPPPATSQHHQNPGHQSQNPGHHNPGNSPHNPDNPGHQTHNPGNPGHNPGNPGHNPGNPGHNPGNPGNPGHNPGNPSNPSPAQQDQNPGDQPVQNPGNPTSPGREAPPHPNGNRSI from the exons ATGACAG AAAAGCGGAAGGTAGATCAGTGCCCGACGTCGCGGGAGGAAGTACAAGTGTCCTTCAAATCGAAGGGAGAAATCAGCAGGCTGGGAGGTAGGCTGAGCGAGGTGGTGGGTCCCGTCGTGGAGGAGGCCATCGAGCCAGGGGATGCAACCCCGCTGACGGGACCCTCGAGGGAAACCTCGGTTCCTAGAGCACCCCCGCCCCAACGTGTTAATACGCCGAGCCCACCGAGACCGCCGCCCGCTACGTCCCAGCATCACCAGAATCCGGGACATCAGTCCCAAAATCCCGGGCATCACAACCCGGGTAACTCGCCTCACAACCCGGACAATCCCGGCCACCAAACTCATAATCCAGGCAATCCCGGCCACAATCCGGGCAATCCCGGCCACAACCCGGGCAATCCAGGGCACAATCCCGGTAACCCGGGCAATCCAGGCCACAATCCCGGTAACCCGAGCAATCCGAGTCCCGCTCAACAAGATCAAAACCCTGGTGATCAGCCCGTGCAAAATCCCGGAAATCCGACGAGTCCTGGACGAGAAGCTCCTCCTCACCCGAAC GGCAACCGCAGCATTTAG
- the Cdk5alpha gene encoding cyclin-dependent kinase 5 activator 1 isoform X1: MGTVLSFSPRDRRGSGYPPTGHQHPADFTLNNFNYEQLNNAKNRENKSSVAMVAPAPPSNHPPTNNNSLQNNNINLNNNDNARIISEKNALEKNLKKHSLFINALSWKRFSTTNNNKKKLDNKNKNIAFRQPLDNIPIVDKNKNIQTPQTKPPASNNNHTTHNPTCEKLVQKPLPPGPRKTVIQASTSELLKCLGVFLHKKCTRLRDFQAGDAVMWLRTVDRNLLLQGWQDVPFINPANVVFVYMLVKELVDGDEASEKELQATVLTCLYLSYSYMGNEISYPLKPFLVEDSKDKFWDRCLLIVNRLSSEMLRINSEPGFFTEIFSELKEKFQEEFHQEKLQLSKKSANLILIYDSE, from the exons ATGGGGACCGTATTATCGTTCAGCCCGCGAGACCGTCGCGGATCTGGTTATCCGCCAACGGGGCATCAGCATCCCGCCGACTTTACGTTGAATAACTTTAATTACGAGCAGCTGAATAACgcgaaaaatcgcgaaaacaAGAGTAGCGTTGCCATGGTAGCGCCGGCGCCACCCTCGAATCATCCGCCGACCAACAACAATTCGCTACagaacaataatattaatctgaACAATAACGACAACGCGAGGATCATCTCGGAAAAGAACGCCCTGGAGAAAAATCTAAAGAAGCACTCGCTATTCATAAATGCTCTGTCGTGGAAGCGGTTTAGCACAactaataataacaaaaagaagCTCGACAACAAGAACAAGAATATCGCCTTTAGACAGCCACTCGATAACATTCCTATcgttgataaaaataagaatatacaGACGCCGCAG acaaaaCCACCAGCGTCGAATAACAATCACACCACGCACAATCCGACGTGTGAAAAATTGGTGCAGAAACCTTTGCCCCCTGGACCAAGGAAAACTGTCATCCAAGCTTCCACCTCGGAATTGCTCAAGTGCCTCGGCGTCTTCCTACACAAGAAATGCACCCGTTTAAGGGACTTCCAGGCCGGCGACGCTGTCATGTGGCTCAGAACTGTCGATAGAAATCTGCTGCTTCAAGGCTGGCAG GACGTGCCCTTCATAAACCCTGCCAACGTAGTGTTCGTGTACATGTTGGTGAAGGAGCTCGTCGACGGAGACGAGGCGTCTGAAAAGGAACTTCAGGCGACGGTATTGACATGTCTCTACCTAAGCTACAGTTACATGGGTAACGAAATCAGTTACCCGCTAAAGCCATTCCTCGTCGAAGATAGCAAAGATAAGTTCTGGGACCGGTGTCTCCTGATCGTTAACCGACTCAGCTCCGAAATGCTGCGAATCAACAGCGAGCCCGGATTCTTCACGGAAATCTTCAGCGAACTGAAG GAGAAATTCCAGGAAGAATTCCACCAGGAAAAATTACAGCTAAGCAAGAAGTCAgcgaatttaattctaatctACGATTCTGAATAG
- the Cdk5alpha gene encoding cyclin-dependent kinase 5 activator 1 isoform X2: MGTVLSFSPRDRRGSGYPPTGHQHPADFTLNNFNYEQLNNAKNRENKSSVAMVAPAPPSNHPPTNNNSLQNNNINLNNNDNARIISEKNALEKNLKKHSLFINALSWKRFSTTNNNKKKLDNKNKNIAFRQPLDNIPIVDKNKNIQTPQTKPPASNNNHTTHNPTCEKLVQKPLPPGPRKTVIQASTSELLKCLGVFLHKKCTRLRDFQAGDAVMWLRTVDRNLLLQGWQDVPFINPANVVFVYMLVKELVDGDEASEKELQATVLTCLYLSYSYMGNEISYPLKPFLVEDSKDKFWDRCLLIVNRLSSEMLRINSEPGFFTEIFSELKACGSSERGSLTGSGLERSLVVSGVAVPTKAA; the protein is encoded by the exons ATGGGGACCGTATTATCGTTCAGCCCGCGAGACCGTCGCGGATCTGGTTATCCGCCAACGGGGCATCAGCATCCCGCCGACTTTACGTTGAATAACTTTAATTACGAGCAGCTGAATAACgcgaaaaatcgcgaaaacaAGAGTAGCGTTGCCATGGTAGCGCCGGCGCCACCCTCGAATCATCCGCCGACCAACAACAATTCGCTACagaacaataatattaatctgaACAATAACGACAACGCGAGGATCATCTCGGAAAAGAACGCCCTGGAGAAAAATCTAAAGAAGCACTCGCTATTCATAAATGCTCTGTCGTGGAAGCGGTTTAGCACAactaataataacaaaaagaagCTCGACAACAAGAACAAGAATATCGCCTTTAGACAGCCACTCGATAACATTCCTATcgttgataaaaataagaatatacaGACGCCGCAG acaaaaCCACCAGCGTCGAATAACAATCACACCACGCACAATCCGACGTGTGAAAAATTGGTGCAGAAACCTTTGCCCCCTGGACCAAGGAAAACTGTCATCCAAGCTTCCACCTCGGAATTGCTCAAGTGCCTCGGCGTCTTCCTACACAAGAAATGCACCCGTTTAAGGGACTTCCAGGCCGGCGACGCTGTCATGTGGCTCAGAACTGTCGATAGAAATCTGCTGCTTCAAGGCTGGCAG GACGTGCCCTTCATAAACCCTGCCAACGTAGTGTTCGTGTACATGTTGGTGAAGGAGCTCGTCGACGGAGACGAGGCGTCTGAAAAGGAACTTCAGGCGACGGTATTGACATGTCTCTACCTAAGCTACAGTTACATGGGTAACGAAATCAGTTACCCGCTAAAGCCATTCCTCGTCGAAGATAGCAAAGATAAGTTCTGGGACCGGTGTCTCCTGATCGTTAACCGACTCAGCTCCGAAATGCTGCGAATCAACAGCGAGCCCGGATTCTTCACGGAAATCTTCAGCGAACTGAAG GCCTGCGGTTCCAGCGAACGCGGAAGTCTGACTGGTAGCGGCCTCGAACGGAGCCTCGTCGTCTCCGGAGTCGCGGTACCCACCAAGGCAGCTTGA
- the LOC139113633 gene encoding neurofilament heavy polypeptide-like: MIEDLDAIEPAPLESQRTPTKLCCCGDDEIRRIRGSFLRIRSTEVTWSTSSFLSPDDAILDLRRRTSEGTEFRWELHTSTTDLDLARRTKCSCHSLTPGEKKTEGVHRGDLRKHHSAEQDKWSVENLVTPMHDLRKHSSDDTRFAREAKWLQVPDVMPNPKPRCTCPKVKTPPPASPVETKPEVKEPEKPIIQKEEKKLHYSKSLTPEDSTVPWEKPEVKRQASEDPRAVRAGKRDRPKLERSAQVRSESSRRWGFSAREKDKDKEKEKEKVISPTESKKPIRARWAMKPHVSLPAEKKVSKWYRSMDEPKSKSLRERPKYSIRRSMSPEPDPRQISRLENRIVRRLISPEITITSSKWAPYEDSSPLPTIGIRKREQKHISEIKWTPYDESPSDIPVEVVDDKKWSPFHNVTPTHCPPPEPVTPSKSDDEEFRWKILNQVAPFPLYQGGWKDESPEKTPPKSTTPDDLSSPVWSPREPTTPTVKRKSTRRSEYSPEYSPTQRRPSKPRLIRKGAFRAKSSIPTATSPLDDRLPQTGPPPPTVIIRAASEETKRQRPQLTRSTALLEVPKHIDATKRSLSEEGPRMHPRERPKPPGRTRSEEVPKYDDPWLKRAESPELPVWRERRRPTTRQRSGYPRKASRRV, encoded by the exons ATGATCGAGGACTTGGACGCTATCGAGCCGGCACCACTGGAGTCGCAACGGACACCGACGAAGCTCTGTTGCTGCGGGGACGACGAAATTCGTAGAATTCGCGGAAGTTTCCTGAGAATACGCAGCACCGAGGTGACATGGAGCACCAGCAGCTTTTTGTCGCCCGACGACGCGATATTAGATCTGAGAAGACGCACCAGCGAAGGCACGGAATTCCGCTGGGAACTTCACACCTCGACTACCGACTTGGACCTCGCCAGGAGAACGAAATGCAGCTGCCACAGTCTGACTCCGGGGGAGAAGAAGACGGAGGGCGTGCATCGCGGTGACCTCAGGAAACATCACAGCGCGGAACAAGACAAGTGGTCGGTCGAGAATCTGGTGACGCCGATGCACGACCTAAGGAAGCACAGCAGCGACGATACTAGATTCGCGAGGGAAGCAAAGTGGCTGCAGGTGCCGGATGTAATGCCGAATCCAAAGCCCAGATGCACCTGCCCTAAAGTAAAGACACCGCCGCCGGCGTCACCAGTGGAGACAAAGCCGGAAGTGAAAGAACCAGAGAAGCCGATAAtacagaaagaagaaaagaaattgcacTACTCAAAGTCGTTGACGCCCGAGGATTCGACCGTACCATGGGAGAAACCGGAGGTAAAGAGACAAGCTAGCGAGGATCCGAGAGCTGTCAGAGCCGGAAAAAGAGATCGGCCGAAGCTAGAACGTTCGGCGCAAGTGAGAAGCGAAAGTTCAAGAAGATGGGGCTTCTCCGCCAGAGAGAAAGACAaggacaaagaaaaagaaaaagaaaaagtaatcaGCCCAACGGAAAGTAAAAAGCCGATACGAGCGAGGTGGGCCATGAAACCGCACGTCTCTTTACCTGCCGAGAAGAAGGTGTCGAAGTGGTACAGAAGCATGGACGAACCGAAAAGCAAGAGTTTGCGCGAGCGACCGAAGTACAGCATACGCAGGAGCATGTCGCCGGAACCGGATCCACGACAGATAAGCAGGCTGGAAAACAGAATCGTACGACGTTTGATCTCGCCGGAGATCACTATCACCAGCAGCAAGTGGGCACCCTACGAAGACTCGTCGCCGCTGCCGACGATCGGAATAAGGAAACGCGAACAGAAGCACATCAGCGAGATCAAGTGGACGCCGTACGACGAATCGCCAAGTGACATTCCGGTCGAGGTGGTCGACGATAAGAAATGGTCGCCCTTCCACAACGTTACGCCTACTCACTGTCCGCCGCCGGAGCCGGTGACGCCCAGCAAAAGCGACGACGAGGAGTTCCGGTGGAAGATTCTCAACCAGGTCGCGCCGTTCCCGCTCTACCAAGGCGGCTGGAAGGACGAGTCGCCGGAGAAAACGCCGCCGAAGTCGACCACGCCGGACGACTTGTCGTCGCCGGTCTGGTCGCCAAGGGAGCCTACGACGCCCACCGTCAAGCGGAAGAGTACCAGACGATCTGAATACTCGCCGGAGTACTCGCCGACGCAGCGGAGGCCCAGCAAGCCCCGGCTCATCCGTAAGGGTGCGTTCAGGGCGAAATCATCGATTCCTACCGCCACCAGTCCTCTGGACGACAGACTGCCGCAGACCGGGCCTCCCCCGCCGACTGTAATAATACGCGCCGCTAGCGAGGAGACTAAACGACAGAGGCCCCAACTGACGAGATCCACAGCCCTGCTGGAGGTGCCGAAGCATATAGATGCAACGAAGAGATCGTTGAGCGAAGAGGGACCGCGCATGCATCCTCGCGAGCGTCCCAAACCGCCTGGAAGAACTCGCAGCGAGGAAGTGCCCAAGTACGACGATCCTTGGCTGAAGAGGGCCGAATCACCTGAGCTGC CTGTTTGGAGAGAGAGGAGGCGTCCCACGACCAGACAGCGGAGCGGTTATCCTCGCAAGGCCTCACGAAGAGTTTAA
- the LOC139113643 gene encoding vesicle transport protein SFT2C, whose translation MANLNKELNEYLLNNKSEKQYKIGIPSVAISKVNLGKWFRKSPVDEAEENAGWIKNSRRECCPAMTKIQRGILFAVCLFMGILCFSLSLLYTPVLLLKARKFALLYSLGSLFFVMSLFFLWGPNYIKMLFTAEKKYFTMLYFTSLIGTLYFALHLQSTPLTVLCTVLQLIATLSFLISHIPGGTTSIVFLTRTLCLRSSLKPSLPV comes from the exons ATGGCCAATCTGAATAAGGAGTTAAACGAGTACCTTCTTAACAATAAAAGTgaaaagcaatataaaatcgGCATCCCGTCGGTAGCTATATCAAAAGTAAACTTGGGAAAATGGTTTAGAAAAAGCCCCGTCGACGAGGCGGAGGAAAATGCGGGATGGATAAAAAATTCACGCAGAGAATGTTGTCCTGCCATG aCAAAAATACAAAGAGGCATACTGTTTGCAGTATGCCTCTTTATGGGAATATTGTGCTTCTCTCTATCTCTGTTGTATACTCCTGTTTTATTACTCAAAGCAAGAAAGTTTGCTCTGCTTTACTCCTTAGGAAGTCTCTTCTTTGTAATGAg tttattttttttatggggaccaaattatataaagatgTTATTCACAGCTGAGAAGAAATACTTCACTATGTTGTACTTTACATCGTTAATAGGCACGCTTTATTTTGCTTTACATTTACAATCAACTCCCTTGACAGTGTTGTGCACTGTTTTGCAGCTGATAGCTACATTGtcttttttaataagtcaTATACCGGGAGGTACAACTAGTATAGTATTCCTTACAAGAACACTTTGTTTAAGATCGTCACTAAAGCCAAGTTTGCCAGTGTGA
- the LOC139113640 gene encoding uncharacterized protein — translation MTTPVLTKNQQRHSLSAKKGPVKRLRNILAQPHPNFWPVINVDQYPKLIKSLNMVLPSIQQTNNKISKAMLKNIPKKERVLARKKMLETVPPRPDILKFMIMGINAVTRALEKDNICCILLDANVEPPLIIKHVVTMAVNKKVPVLLLPILKITTLEKMGFAAAAFGLKQEIKQCPDNDCHSLYKLIAETFENFEPPDSLLPRLNLNEMFDKNATCEPKTTNTSCDTDLNIPTPEKPVITFTNVYKYRTSRNKRAFVPPTADKKTIQVSQISLNTSDEFIPLDKDSYPSSNKVEKHTEESNDIEKEQTFKKRKVIDNNADSIKHTKSHTLKRPRKDEPSYLSLKVKRIKGNEKRKTTKLAKKKR, via the exons ATGACTACGCCAGTATTAACAAAAAATCAGCAGAGACATAGCTTGTCAGCCAAAAAAGGACCTGTCAAGCGTTTACGGAATATTTTGGCACAACCCCACCCAAATTtctg gCCAGTCATCAATGTAGACCAGTATCCAAAGttgataaaaagtttaaatat GGTATTACCGTCAATCCAACagactaataataaaatttctaaagcAATGCTGAAAAATATACCAAAAAAAGAGCGTGTTTTAGCTCGGAAAAAAATGCTAGAGACTGTACCTCCAAGGCCagatatatt GAAATTTATGATTATGGGTATTAATGCAGTTACTAgagctttagaaaaagatAACATATGTTGCATATTACTAGATGCTAATGTTGAACCTCctctaataattaaacatgttGTCACTATGGCAGTTAACAAAAAAGTACCTGTTCTTTTATtaccaattttaaaaataaccaCGTTAGAAAAAATGGGATTTGCTGCAGCAGCTTTTGGTTTAAAg CAAGAGATAAAGCAGTGTCCGGATAATGATTGCCAttcattatataaattgatagcagaaacttttgaaaatttcgAGCCACCAGATAGTTTACTTCCACGTTTAAACTTGAACGAGATGTTTGATAAAAACGCGACGTGTGAACCGAAAACCACAAACACGAGTTGCGATACTGATCTGAATATTCCTACACCAGAAAAGCCTGTTATAACATTCACAAATGTGTATAAGTATAGAACTTCACGAAACAAGAGAGCTTTCGTACCGCCAACGGCcgataaaaaaacaattcaaGTCTCtcaaatatcattaaatacaTCGGATGAATTTATTCCTTTGGATAAGGATTCTTACCCTAGCAGTAACAAGGTCGAAAAGCATACAGAAGAATCAAACGATATAGAAAAGGAGCAAACTTTCAAGAAACGTAAAGTAATCGACAATAATGCAGATTCGATAAAGCATACAAAAAGTCATACATTAAAAAGACCCAGAAAAGACGAACCTAGctatttatcgttaaaagtGAAACGTATAAAAGGAAATGAGAAACGAAAAACGACCAAGTTAGCTAAGAAAAAGCGATAG
- the LOC139113644 gene encoding coiled-coil domain-containing protein 115: MNKNVDALSEKIDDLMLRKLELIEEKVSGNIQMEKLMKDGHIELAKAKYIRGKESISMLQVPNNEDTVKSLFNLETKTIDENDDDASCFDISLKQLSKNEDGPEDPIKWFGVLVPQNLKNSQKRFQESIYLAAKIANVQAELISVLSKLQTLCIEKDSLCSPNGMKA; this comes from the coding sequence ATGAATAAAAACGTAGACGCTTTGTCAGAAAAAATTGACGATCTGATGCTAcgtaaattagaattaatagaagaaaaggTTAGTGGAAACATTCAAATGGAAAAATTGATGAAGGATGGCCACATTGAATTGGCCAAAGCAAAATATATTCGTGGGAAGGAAAGTATCAGTATGTTACAAGTTCCAAATAATGAAGATACAGTAAAATCTCTGTTTAATTTGGAAACTAAAACAATAGATGAAAATGACGATGATGCGTCATGTTTTGATATTAGTTTGAAACAGCTGAGTAAAAATGAAGATGGGCCAGAGGACCCTATAAAGTGGTTCGGTGTACTAGTCCCACAAAACTTAAAGAACAGTCAAAAACGTTTCCAAGAATCCATCTATCTTGCTGCCAAGATAGCAAATGTACAAGCAGAATTGATCTCTGTACTCTCCAAACTTCAGACACTGTGTATTGAAAAAGATAGTTTATGTTCTCCAAATGGTATGAAAGCTTAA